A single window of Marinobacter sp. LA51 DNA harbors:
- the tssG gene encoding type VI secretion system baseplate subunit TssG — protein MDVTARSAAADVAELQPVLGNARRYNFFQLVDLIHRHHGDDLERAKDSQPGQGRIRFSASAGLGFPGSDVVSALSPEHEHAPYQMEVSFLGLHGSQSPLPGYYLDDLAWEAGQNLGVRCQFLDFFNHRLVTLFHRAWRKYRYYVRFQPGASDGFSDLIFALAGLGDSRLRDATPVNWSKMLAYAGLMAGRSRSPEVVGGIVGHCFDLDDVSIEQWVLRKVDIAREQQTQLGGVNAELGNTTLIGARVRDRGGKFLLRIGNLSQERFADFLPNGREHDRLVKLVEFTTREQLAYDLVLQMRARDVRPMQLGEDVRMGWNSFVTPEKARTRPAVRIQIRR, from the coding sequence ATGGACGTTACAGCAAGGTCAGCAGCCGCTGATGTAGCCGAGCTGCAACCCGTTCTGGGTAACGCGCGGCGCTACAATTTCTTTCAGCTGGTGGACCTGATTCACCGGCACCATGGCGACGACCTGGAAAGGGCCAAGGATAGCCAGCCCGGCCAGGGCCGGATTCGGTTTTCCGCGTCTGCGGGCCTGGGGTTCCCGGGTAGTGACGTGGTATCGGCACTGTCGCCGGAACATGAGCACGCGCCCTACCAGATGGAAGTGAGTTTTCTGGGACTTCACGGTTCCCAGTCGCCGCTCCCCGGTTATTACCTGGACGATCTCGCCTGGGAGGCGGGCCAGAATCTCGGGGTTCGTTGCCAATTTCTCGATTTCTTTAATCATCGCCTGGTGACGCTGTTTCATCGTGCCTGGCGCAAATACCGCTATTACGTACGTTTTCAGCCCGGGGCCTCGGATGGCTTCTCCGACTTGATCTTTGCGCTCGCCGGCCTGGGCGATAGCCGCCTCCGGGATGCCACGCCGGTGAACTGGTCAAAAATGCTGGCGTACGCCGGGCTGATGGCGGGCCGTAGTCGATCGCCCGAGGTGGTCGGTGGCATTGTTGGTCACTGCTTTGATCTGGACGACGTCAGCATCGAGCAGTGGGTGCTGCGTAAGGTGGATATTGCCCGGGAACAGCAAACCCAACTGGGTGGGGTAAACGCGGAGCTGGGTAACACCACGCTCATTGGAGCCCGGGTGCGTGATCGCGGCGGCAAATTCCTGTTGCGCATTGGCAATCTCAGTCAGGAACGGTTTGCGGATTTTCTGCCCAATGGTCGAGAACATGACCGGCTGGTGAAACTGGTGGAATTCACTACCCGCGAGCAACTCGCCTATGACTTGGTGCTTCAGATGCGTGCCCGGGATGTCCGACCCATGCAGTTGGGGGAGGACGTCCGAATGGGCTGGAACTCGTTCGTAACCCCCGAAAAAGCCCGCACCCGGCCCGCGGTGCGCATTCAGATTCGCCGTTAG
- the tssC gene encoding type VI secretion system contractile sheath large subunit, whose translation MSDTAVQQSAASDSVAAESVTEGSLLDQVMANSRMAPADEGYDVARKGVATFIANLLKSDEKGQPVNKALVDQMVVELDRKISAQMDEILHAPKLQELESSWRGLKLMVDRTDFRENIKVDVLHATKAELLEDFEFAPDVTQSGFYKHIYATEYGQFGGEPVGAVIGNYAFTPSTPDIKLLQYVSSVGAMAHAPFLSSVGPSFFGVDSYQELPAIKELKAVFEGPKYAKWRSLRESEDARYLGLASPRFLLRVPYDPSENPVRSFNYKEEVSGDHEHYLWGNTAYLLATRLTESFANYRWCPNIIGPQSGGAVEDLPVHLFESFGQLESKIPTEVLITDRREYEMADEGFIALTMRKGSDNAAFFSANSVQKPKQFPNTKEGKEAETNYKLGTQLPYMMIVNRLAHYIKVLQREQIGSWKERQDLERELNTWIRQYVADQENPPAEVRSRRPLRAAQVTVSDVEGDPGWYQVSLAVRPHFKYMGANFELSLVGRLDKD comes from the coding sequence ATGTCTGATACTGCTGTGCAGCAATCTGCTGCCTCCGACTCCGTTGCAGCCGAGTCCGTTACAGAGGGATCCTTGCTGGATCAGGTCATGGCCAACAGCCGCATGGCCCCGGCCGATGAAGGCTACGACGTGGCTCGCAAAGGGGTAGCGACGTTCATCGCCAACCTCTTGAAGAGCGATGAAAAAGGTCAGCCGGTCAATAAGGCGCTGGTGGACCAGATGGTGGTGGAACTGGACCGCAAGATCAGCGCCCAGATGGATGAAATTCTCCATGCGCCCAAGCTGCAGGAGCTGGAATCATCCTGGCGTGGTCTGAAGCTGATGGTCGATCGCACCGATTTCCGGGAGAACATCAAGGTGGACGTTCTTCACGCCACCAAAGCCGAGCTGTTGGAAGACTTCGAGTTCGCTCCGGATGTCACCCAGAGCGGTTTCTACAAGCATATCTACGCCACTGAATACGGTCAGTTTGGCGGTGAGCCAGTGGGTGCCGTGATTGGCAACTACGCGTTTACGCCGTCCACACCGGACATCAAGCTGTTGCAGTATGTGTCCTCGGTGGGCGCCATGGCCCATGCGCCATTCCTTTCCTCAGTGGGCCCGTCCTTCTTCGGGGTCGACAGCTATCAGGAACTGCCGGCGATCAAGGAACTGAAGGCCGTGTTCGAGGGCCCGAAGTACGCCAAGTGGCGTTCCCTGCGAGAATCCGAAGATGCCCGTTACCTGGGGCTGGCTTCACCTCGTTTCCTGCTGCGCGTGCCCTACGACCCATCGGAAAACCCGGTTCGCAGCTTTAACTACAAGGAAGAGGTCTCCGGTGACCATGAGCACTACCTGTGGGGCAACACCGCTTATCTGCTGGCAACGCGTCTGACTGAGAGTTTCGCTAACTACCGCTGGTGTCCGAACATCATCGGACCGCAAAGTGGCGGTGCGGTTGAAGATCTGCCGGTGCACCTGTTCGAGTCTTTTGGACAGCTGGAATCCAAGATTCCGACCGAGGTTCTGATTACCGACAGGCGCGAGTACGAAATGGCGGATGAAGGTTTCATCGCGCTGACCATGCGCAAGGGCAGCGACAACGCCGCCTTCTTCTCGGCCAACTCGGTGCAGAAACCCAAGCAGTTCCCGAACACCAAGGAAGGCAAGGAAGCAGAGACCAACTATAAGCTGGGCACTCAGCTGCCGTACATGATGATCGTCAACCGCCTGGCGCACTACATTAAAGTGCTCCAGCGCGAGCAGATCGGGTCGTGGAAAGAGCGTCAGGATCTGGAGCGAGAGCTTAACACCTGGATTCGTCAGTATGTCGCCGACCAGGAAAATCCGCCGGCGGAGGTCCGTAGCCGACGTCCGCTGCGCGCCGCCCAGGTGACTGTCTCCGACGTAGAAGGCGATCCGGGCTGGTATCAGGTGTCGCTGGCCGTTCGGCCGCACTTCAAATACATGGGGGCCAATTTCGAGCTGTCGTTGGTAGGCCGACTGGACAAGGATTGA
- the tssF gene encoding type VI secretion system baseplate subunit TssF, producing MKLNRFYRDELSFLRLQGREFADAHPQLTRFLSEQSTDPDVERLLEGFAFLTGKLREKVEDEFPELTHSLLNMLWPNYLRPVPSCTIIRFDPQLHAISERQRIDRATEIKSRPLGEANRQTQCRFRTCRDVELFPVSVAGAHAEHSREVSSVTLDLAVHTDQPLNAMGLNTLRFYLGGDDHTAETLYLWLNHYLTRVELKVGEASYSLPPSLLQPVGFAGDEALLPYPKNAYPGYRILQEYLSFPEAFRFVDVCGLAARLPAVQADEISLQFHFSRILPPDAKVRAESLQLYCTPAVNLFSHEGEPVDLSGRQTEYRILPSSRSPEHFEVFSVAQVEGWLEGRSGRGEPRIYTPFESFQHEVERDRGRTALYYRLRTRESVRGDGFDHYIAFVRGDESECLSRQEAVSLTLTCTNRQLPEQLAIGDVCMATETSPAFASFTNVTRPTATLRPTLDGSLLWTLISNLSLNYLSMLDVDALRTVLRVYDFRALMDRQAERVSQKRLAGILDIETAPVDRMVRGLPVRGIRSVLRLDQGGFASEGDLYLFGTVLSQFFSLYASINAFHQLEVVNSENQERYTWTLQQGQQPLM from the coding sequence ATGAAGTTGAACCGATTTTACCGAGACGAACTGAGCTTTCTGCGGCTTCAGGGCCGGGAATTTGCGGATGCACACCCGCAATTGACCCGGTTTCTGTCGGAGCAAAGCACAGATCCGGACGTGGAGCGCCTGCTGGAAGGCTTCGCTTTCCTGACCGGAAAACTGCGCGAGAAGGTTGAGGACGAATTTCCGGAGTTGACCCACTCGCTATTGAACATGTTGTGGCCCAATTACCTTCGGCCGGTGCCCAGTTGCACCATTATTCGCTTTGATCCGCAGCTTCATGCGATCAGTGAACGCCAGCGCATTGACCGCGCTACCGAGATAAAAAGTCGGCCCCTGGGCGAGGCCAACCGCCAGACCCAATGCCGGTTTCGGACTTGTCGCGACGTCGAGTTGTTTCCGGTCAGCGTGGCCGGAGCTCATGCTGAACATTCCCGGGAAGTGTCGTCTGTGACGCTGGACCTGGCCGTACATACCGACCAGCCGCTCAATGCCATGGGCCTGAACACCTTGCGCTTCTACCTAGGCGGCGACGATCACACCGCGGAAACACTGTATCTGTGGCTTAACCATTACCTGACCCGCGTCGAGCTGAAGGTGGGGGAGGCCAGTTACAGCTTGCCGCCCTCACTGCTGCAGCCAGTGGGCTTTGCCGGTGACGAGGCTCTGCTGCCGTACCCCAAGAACGCCTACCCGGGTTACCGCATCCTGCAGGAGTACCTGAGTTTTCCGGAGGCTTTCCGGTTTGTGGATGTTTGTGGCCTTGCCGCGCGGCTGCCGGCGGTGCAGGCGGACGAGATCAGCCTGCAGTTCCACTTCAGCCGGATCTTGCCGCCGGATGCCAAAGTCCGGGCGGAAAGTCTGCAGCTGTACTGTACGCCCGCGGTCAATCTGTTCAGCCATGAGGGTGAGCCGGTTGACCTGAGCGGGCGTCAGACGGAATACCGGATCTTGCCGTCCAGTCGATCCCCTGAACATTTCGAAGTGTTTTCCGTGGCCCAGGTCGAGGGTTGGCTGGAGGGCCGATCTGGTCGGGGCGAACCGCGGATCTACACGCCATTCGAGAGCTTTCAGCACGAAGTAGAGCGAGACCGTGGCCGGACCGCACTGTATTACCGACTTCGGACTCGGGAAAGCGTCCGGGGCGATGGTTTTGATCACTACATTGCCTTCGTGCGCGGTGACGAGTCCGAATGTCTGAGCCGTCAGGAAGCGGTCTCGCTGACGCTGACTTGCACCAACCGGCAGTTGCCGGAGCAATTGGCAATCGGTGACGTCTGCATGGCCACTGAAACATCGCCGGCGTTTGCTTCGTTCACCAACGTCACCCGACCCACCGCCACTCTGCGTCCGACCCTGGATGGCAGCCTGTTGTGGACTCTGATCTCCAACCTGTCGCTGAACTATCTGTCGATGTTGGACGTGGACGCACTGCGAACCGTGCTCCGGGTCTATGATTTCCGGGCCCTGATGGACCGGCAGGCGGAGCGGGTTTCGCAAAAACGGCTGGCGGGCATTCTCGACATCGAAACCGCCCCGGTGGACCGGATGGTACGGGGCTTGCCGGTTCGAGGGATTCGGTCGGTGCTGAGGCTGGACCAGGGGGGATTCGCCTCGGAAGGTGATTTATACCTGTTCGGCACTGTGCTGAGCCAGTTTTTTTCGCTCTACGCCAGTATTAATGCGTTTCACCAACTGGAAGTGGTGAATTCTGAAAACCAGGAACGGTACACATGGACGTTACAGCAAGGTCAGCAGCCGCTGATGTAG
- the tssK gene encoding type VI secretion system baseplate subunit TssK: MATSSRVVWSDGLFIKPQHFQQQQRYLEHQINERALAVSDYLYGFSDLELNAEYLSFGRIGLVRAAGLFPDGTRFSLPQEDVMPEPLEITDASVANQVVYLALPLASDALAEVAWPDAPNAGRFRAQSAELRDLHSIDGDAHAIDVAGVAPTLKLEREDRSAYATLAIGRILEKRPDGSLVMDANFMPTMLSVRAAPRLQRFVGEMAGLMLERAKNIAGRVGAPGQGGVADVADFMLLQMLNRAHPRFAHLARLRQLHPERLYEALLELCGELVTFTDESRLPAGYAAYDHDLPEICFAPLMQVLRQSLSTVLEPRALAIQLQERQYGLTVAPVQEGELLRDAEFILAVKADMPLDDLRKQFTQQCKVASVEKIRDLISLQLPGIPLAALPVAPRQLPYHAGYVYFRLDDQSQAWQMLDNASGFAFHVAGSFPGLEMQFWAIRS, encoded by the coding sequence ATGGCTACCTCGAGTCGAGTGGTATGGAGTGATGGCTTGTTCATCAAGCCCCAGCACTTCCAGCAGCAGCAACGGTATCTCGAACACCAGATCAATGAACGGGCCCTGGCGGTGTCGGATTACCTGTACGGATTCAGTGACCTGGAATTGAATGCCGAATACCTGAGCTTTGGCCGGATTGGCCTGGTTCGGGCGGCCGGCCTGTTTCCCGACGGCACCCGCTTCAGTCTGCCGCAGGAAGACGTCATGCCAGAACCCCTGGAAATCACCGACGCGTCAGTGGCCAATCAGGTGGTCTATCTGGCCTTGCCTTTGGCAAGCGACGCTTTGGCCGAAGTGGCGTGGCCCGATGCCCCGAACGCCGGCCGGTTTCGCGCCCAGAGTGCTGAATTACGGGATCTGCACTCGATTGATGGCGATGCCCACGCCATTGACGTCGCGGGAGTCGCGCCGACTCTGAAGCTGGAGCGGGAGGACCGCAGCGCCTACGCGACTCTGGCTATTGGTCGGATCCTCGAAAAGCGGCCGGACGGCAGCCTGGTGATGGACGCCAATTTTATGCCCACCATGCTGAGTGTGCGGGCAGCGCCGCGGTTGCAGCGATTTGTCGGCGAGATGGCGGGCTTAATGCTGGAGCGGGCCAAGAATATTGCCGGGCGAGTTGGAGCACCCGGGCAGGGCGGCGTCGCCGACGTCGCGGACTTCATGCTGTTGCAGATGCTCAACCGGGCACACCCGCGATTTGCGCACCTGGCCCGCTTGCGCCAACTGCATCCGGAGCGCTTGTACGAGGCATTGCTCGAATTGTGCGGCGAACTGGTGACCTTCACCGATGAAAGCCGCTTGCCGGCCGGGTACGCCGCTTATGATCACGATCTGCCGGAAATCTGCTTCGCGCCGCTTATGCAGGTGCTCCGGCAATCCTTGAGTACGGTGCTCGAGCCCAGGGCGCTGGCGATTCAGCTTCAGGAGCGTCAGTACGGTCTCACGGTGGCCCCGGTCCAGGAGGGCGAGCTGTTGCGTGATGCCGAGTTCATCCTGGCGGTCAAGGCCGACATGCCGCTGGACGATCTGCGCAAGCAGTTCACCCAGCAGTGCAAAGTGGCGTCTGTGGAAAAGATCCGAGATCTCATCAGCCTGCAACTGCCGGGTATCCCACTGGCGGCATTGCCGGTGGCCCCCAGACAGCTGCCGTACCACGCCGGCTATGTGTATTTCCGGCTCGATGACCAAAGCCAGGCTTGGCAAATGCTCGACAACGCCAGTGGTTTTGCCTTTCACGTGGCCGGCAGTTTCCCGGGTCTGGAAATGCAATTCTGGGCAATCAGGAGCTAA
- the tssE gene encoding type VI secretion system baseplate subunit TssE translates to MFGSAKADPVTGHRGSLFERLEQAGAPAGQGMAEATHVVESIKRHLVRLLNAHPGNSATVPDLGLLDFNDATLGTHDLSIQVRSAIRNCIEKYEPRVKRVDVVTLPQGSDPLQLRFQVTVYLNVGSEAEKTTIDLLLDDKRYYRVV, encoded by the coding sequence GTGTTTGGCAGTGCCAAGGCTGATCCCGTGACCGGCCACCGTGGCAGCCTGTTCGAGCGACTCGAGCAGGCCGGCGCACCGGCCGGGCAGGGAATGGCGGAAGCCACTCATGTGGTGGAATCCATCAAACGGCATCTGGTTCGGCTGCTGAATGCCCATCCGGGCAACAGTGCCACCGTTCCTGATCTGGGGTTGCTGGATTTCAACGATGCCACTTTGGGAACCCACGATCTCAGTATTCAGGTTCGCAGCGCTATCCGGAACTGTATTGAAAAATACGAGCCCAGAGTGAAGCGGGTGGATGTGGTGACCCTGCCTCAGGGATCCGACCCATTGCAGCTGCGATTCCAGGTAACGGTGTACCTGAATGTGGGGTCTGAAGCCGAGAAGACGACCATCGATTTGTTATTGGATGACAAGCGTTACTACCGGGTGGTGTAA
- the tssJ gene encoding type VI secretion system lipoprotein TssJ, producing the protein MKYCKWSLLTIVLVLAGCSTPYNAVTKTAKVLWDPDIPVGYPEDQPSRVDLTMVAEPNVNPNESLAPTPIAFQVIEMRDSSLLMAGDFDSLLTNLEDSLGQNYVDHSDYSLVPGQFKFVEPFDISEDTRFVGVIAFYAYPNLSQWKKVVKVDPIGGRYHLLVNLREREIQLKHSDET; encoded by the coding sequence ATGAAGTACTGCAAATGGAGTTTGCTGACGATCGTGCTTGTACTTGCGGGCTGTAGCACTCCGTACAACGCGGTGACCAAAACCGCCAAAGTACTCTGGGATCCGGATATTCCGGTTGGTTATCCGGAGGATCAGCCCAGCCGGGTTGATCTGACCATGGTAGCCGAGCCGAATGTGAATCCGAACGAGTCCCTGGCTCCTACCCCCATCGCCTTTCAGGTGATTGAGATGCGGGACAGCTCGCTGCTGATGGCAGGGGACTTCGATTCCCTGCTGACCAATCTTGAAGACTCCCTCGGCCAGAACTACGTCGATCATAGCGACTATTCGCTGGTGCCGGGGCAGTTCAAATTCGTCGAGCCGTTCGATATCAGCGAGGACACCCGATTCGTCGGCGTGATCGCTTTTTACGCCTACCCCAATCTGTCGCAATGGAAGAAAGTGGTGAAGGTCGATCCGATCGGTGGCCGCTACCACCTGCTGGTTAACCTGCGCGAGCGGGAAATCCAACTCAAGCATTCGGATGAAACCTGA
- the tagH gene encoding type VI secretion system-associated FHA domain protein TagH: protein MQTRSAIVLRLTVTNPMDTRGGAKLEHCFDVGGGSIGTADNDTWRLSSHRTGVVAGHAEIRFVDGEFCLIDRSGRTYINSASEPVGRGRRARLKHGDSVSIGRYRARAELTAASSEADMDEQETEHDQLLNGASAALVTAGPSKADSAHREPLAELSPDTGAAGARDPLSHWQSAADADPDDSSLLADGPGLSARTAAVTDEHRENRDVALGLPIRKTGGDRMSDPSKVAEAQEAADPSRNYISGTPLMRAMETDLDFADSDDMQQFLEEAGQTLKAAVEGLLALHQGEDRRHQALRTRLQPIEDNPLRLGEHYQDTIQTLFASQRSPVHLSAPAAVRESLESLHHHQVATHAAISEALEAILHAFSPDALLRRFHGYRRGLRQSEDEGRWAWDMYQHYYRELKSSRQQGFERLFQEVFDQAYDQHLRQLQRETLS from the coding sequence ATGCAAACGCGGTCAGCAATCGTATTGAGACTGACGGTCACTAACCCGATGGACACACGGGGCGGTGCAAAACTTGAGCACTGTTTCGACGTTGGGGGTGGCTCCATCGGAACCGCCGACAACGACACCTGGCGTTTGTCGTCCCATCGCACCGGCGTTGTTGCCGGCCATGCCGAGATACGGTTCGTTGACGGTGAGTTCTGCCTGATCGACAGAAGTGGTCGCACCTACATCAACAGCGCGAGTGAGCCGGTAGGGCGTGGGCGCCGGGCCCGGCTAAAACACGGTGATAGCGTGAGCATCGGCCGGTACCGGGCACGGGCCGAGCTAACGGCAGCCTCCAGCGAAGCCGATATGGACGAGCAAGAGACCGAACACGACCAGTTGCTCAATGGCGCATCGGCGGCGCTGGTAACGGCGGGTCCGTCAAAGGCGGACTCCGCCCATCGTGAGCCGCTGGCGGAATTGTCGCCAGACACCGGGGCGGCTGGGGCGCGGGACCCTCTCAGCCACTGGCAAAGCGCTGCCGATGCAGATCCAGACGATTCGTCGCTGCTGGCGGACGGGCCCGGCCTGTCTGCCCGGACAGCTGCGGTAACAGACGAACACAGGGAAAACCGCGATGTAGCGCTGGGGCTCCCGATCAGAAAAACAGGGGGAGACAGGATGTCTGATCCAAGCAAGGTGGCAGAGGCCCAAGAGGCGGCTGACCCGAGTCGGAATTACATAAGTGGCACGCCTTTGATGCGGGCCATGGAGACCGATCTTGATTTTGCCGACAGCGATGACATGCAGCAGTTCCTGGAGGAGGCTGGCCAAACCCTGAAAGCAGCGGTGGAAGGGCTGCTGGCGCTGCACCAGGGCGAGGATCGGCGACATCAGGCCCTGCGCACGCGGCTTCAACCAATTGAAGATAATCCCCTGCGTCTGGGTGAGCACTATCAGGACACTATTCAGACCCTGTTCGCCAGCCAGCGCAGCCCAGTCCACCTGTCGGCGCCCGCCGCGGTGCGGGAGAGCCTGGAGAGTTTGCATCACCATCAGGTCGCGACCCACGCCGCTATCAGTGAAGCGTTGGAGGCCATCCTTCACGCCTTCTCGCCAGATGCCTTGCTCCGTCGTTTTCACGGCTATCGCCGGGGCTTACGCCAGAGTGAAGACGAAGGCCGCTGGGCCTGGGATATGTACCAGCACTATTACCGTGAATTGAAATCCAGTCGTCAGCAGGGATTTGAACGCCTGTTCCAAGAGGTGTTTGACCAGGCTTACGACCAACACTTGCGCCAATTACAGAGGGAAACGCTGTCATGA